In Schistocerca piceifrons isolate TAMUIC-IGC-003096 chromosome 9, iqSchPice1.1, whole genome shotgun sequence, the following proteins share a genomic window:
- the LOC124717042 gene encoding YY1-associated factor 2, which yields MELKSSSQKSAQRNKRQAKVLEENFWDCSVCTYRNTAEAFKCLMCDVRKGTTTRKPRINPQLVAQQVAQQYTSTAPKVAKKEGGTKEGGTKDPPPKEKTEKKSGTPEKASRKSVPRIKNIDRTTGVTSEVTVNDVTVFITEYKAKKPPEHCSQSSTASSELGSHSESSNDARSSDAA from the coding sequence ATGgaattgaagtcttcgagccaaaAATCAGCTCAAAGAAACAAACGTCAAGCAAAAGTGTTGGAGGAGAACTTCTGGGATTGTTCCGTGTGCACTTACAGAAATACCGCGGAGGCATTTAAGTGTCTAATGTGCGACGTTCGTAAGGGCACCACTACCAGAAAACCGAGGATAAACCCGCAGCTTGTAGCCCAGCAAGTTGCACAACAATACACGTCGACGGCGCCAAAAGTCGCGAAAAAGGAGGGAGGGACAAAAGAAGGAGGCACGAAGGACCCACCTCCCAAAGAAAAAACGGAGAAGAAATCCGGGACCCCAGAGAAAGCCTCCAGAAAAAGCGTGCCACGGATCAAAAATATTGACAGGACTACTGGCGTGACAAGTGAGGTCACTGTGAACGATGTTACAGTATTTATAACAGAGTACAAAGCAAAAAAGCCCCCAGAACACTGTAGTCAGTCAAGTACCGCGTCCTCGGAACTGGGAAGCCACTCAGAATCCAGCAATGACGCTCGGAGTAGTGATGCAG